From Nitrospinota bacterium, a single genomic window includes:
- a CDS encoding sulfite exporter TauE/SafE family protein, whose protein sequence is MNIFILSIIFLLISLLFSMLGLGGGILYVPVLIFSKISIHNAAAISLSIILVTSLSALFVFLKNRLVDWKLALLIDPPTDVMAFLGGYYSVYFSEDILKFILVFALILAATFMMRKADLKTYSSSKKTWWIWNRNFNGRRYDVNLMITLPITAGTGLLAGMIGITGGIIKLPLMVLLCGVPMDIAIATSTVMVAATALFGLFGHVLVGHFDWNIIIPLGIVAFIGGQIGSRLSIKIDKEKMKKIFGFLLIVIAIKILLGIFNSF, encoded by the coding sequence ATGAACATCTTCATTCTAAGTATTATATTTCTCCTAATATCATTACTTTTTTCTATGTTAGGATTAGGCGGAGGGATTCTCTATGTACCAGTTCTTATTTTCTCAAAGATTTCGATACATAACGCTGCGGCTATTAGTCTAAGCATTATTTTAGTTACTTCACTGTCTGCTTTGTTTGTATTCTTGAAAAACAGACTTGTGGATTGGAAATTGGCACTGCTTATTGACCCTCCAACAGATGTCATGGCATTTCTCGGTGGATATTACTCTGTTTACTTTTCTGAGGACATTCTAAAGTTCATTTTGGTTTTCGCACTCATTCTTGCTGCGACATTTATGATGAGAAAGGCTGACCTGAAAACTTATAGCTCTTCAAAAAAGACCTGGTGGATTTGGAACAGAAATTTTAACGGAAGAAGATATGATGTCAATTTAATGATAACCCTTCCGATTACAGCGGGAACAGGTCTTCTTGCCGGTATGATAGGCATTACAGGAGGGATTATTAAACTGCCCCTTATGGTACTTTTATGCGGAGTGCCCATGGATATAGCTATCGCAACCTCTACAGTTATGGTCGCTGCAACTGCCCTTTTTGGTCTTTTTGGCCATGTGCTCGTTGGACACTTTGACTGGAATATCATTATTCCACTGGGAATAGTAGCTTTTATAGGAGGACAAATTGGGAGTAGATTGTCTATAAAGATCGATAAAGAAAAAATGAAAAAGATATTTGGCTTTTTGCTGATTGTAATAGCTATAAAAATACTTTTAGGGATTTTTAACTCTTTTTAG
- a CDS encoding HD domain-containing phosphohydrolase: protein MEYYTEKDGYFVIPTESLLVNKVTDFDLYITVNGNYVYYRSKDIPFGRKLKDNLIESDTDFVYVDIDDIEKYKKYLEDNLSEIITNQKTSFEKRGKILYFYSSQLVKEVMEEPRVGTNIRKTQELVKNTVNFLVAGKKTFKDLLKLVKYDYYTYTHSVNVCLFSIGLAEKIGIEDKDELNRLGIGAILHDIGKSKIDKNILNKRGSLSGEEWEIMKKHPIYGVEICRETKMIPEESYHAILEHHERCNGKGYPKGLKKDDINLFGKIVCVGDVFDALTTNRSYAFATKPFLALKIMKAEMNGCFDLDLFREFIILLGTPD from the coding sequence ATGGAGTATTACACTGAAAAGGATGGATATTTCGTGATCCCAACCGAGAGCTTATTGGTTAATAAAGTAACCGATTTTGATCTCTATATAACTGTGAATGGTAACTATGTGTACTACAGAAGCAAGGATATTCCTTTTGGTAGAAAGTTAAAGGATAACCTTATTGAGAGTGATACAGATTTTGTATATGTGGATATAGATGATATAGAAAAATATAAAAAATATTTAGAAGACAATCTATCAGAAATAATAACCAATCAAAAGACAAGTTTTGAGAAAAGGGGAAAGATACTCTACTTCTACTCTAGTCAGTTGGTAAAAGAAGTGATGGAAGAGCCAAGGGTAGGGACGAATATCAGAAAAACACAGGAACTCGTAAAAAATACCGTTAATTTTCTTGTGGCAGGTAAAAAAACTTTCAAGGATCTTTTGAAGTTAGTTAAATATGATTACTACACATATACCCATTCTGTGAATGTCTGCTTATTTTCTATAGGACTGGCTGAAAAAATAGGTATTGAGGATAAAGATGAATTAAACAGACTAGGAATTGGAGCCATATTGCATGATATTGGAAAGAGCAAGATCGATAAGAATATTTTAAATAAACGTGGGTCATTGTCAGGAGAGGAATGGGAAATTATGAAAAAACACCCTATCTATGGTGTAGAGATTTGCAGAGAGACAAAAATGATACCTGAAGAATCATATCATGCTATTTTAGAGCATCATGAGAGATGCAATGGAAAAGGTTATCCAAAAGGTTTGAAAAAGGACGATATTAATCTATTTGGAAAGATAGTATGCGTTGGAGATGTATTTGATGCATTGACCACAAATCGATCATATGCCTTTGCTACAAAACCTTTTTTAGCCCTTAAAATAATGAAGGCAGAAATGAACGGCTGCTTTGATTTAGATTTATTTCGAGAGTTTATAATCCTTCTTGGAACCCCAGATTAA
- a CDS encoding GspE/PulE family protein → MPLFKKEEGKVQELEEKLQFREKLNYVTNRINSASNIDEILIQLKEEILSLFDADRITIYAADPINKELYSKYIVGSEIKEIRVPIYPSSLSGYAAYKMDMVNIQDVYNTTELKKINPSLNFDGSWDQKSGYKTKQVLVAPIRFEYRLFGVIQLINKKGGGAFTKSDEKNILEIARILGIAFRNQARMVQTRFNYLISQNIIAEDELKKAISTAKERGKDIEKILIENFKVNKKDIGISLSQYYGCKFTEFSDRIIIPKTLTKGLNLAYLKKSLWVPIAFSNGKAIILIDNPNDPKIGEIKTLIKAKEYEFQIALKDDILKFIKSLEMDDSKSQASISDLLDELDVKKEDEDVDMEDSEIDENAATIVRLVNQIIIEGYEKGASDIHIEPNKGKKTTDIRYRIDGVCMKNLEIPFSHSKALISRIKIIANLDIAERRLPQDGKIKFIYKKSPIELRVATLPTVSGEDIVMRILTTGKSLPLEDLNFSERNYKHFKEIISRPYGIILVVGPTGSGKTTTLHAALASINTPERKIWTAEDPVEITQYGLRQVEVKPKIKYDFAAAMRSFLRADPDVIMVGEMRDHETAEIGVRASLTGHLVLSTLHTNSASETITRLIDMGIDPLNFADALLGILAQRLIRTLCIKCKGSYHPTKEEFESLVDAYGKEFFPELKTAYNDKFMLFRAKGCEFCNQTGYRGRAGIHELLIGTKRLKNLIQSKATMEEIKGQAIKDGMRTLYQDGITKVLKGISDLRQVRSVCMNQ, encoded by the coding sequence ATGCCCCTCTTTAAAAAAGAAGAAGGCAAGGTTCAAGAATTAGAAGAGAAGCTTCAATTTCGTGAGAAGCTTAATTATGTAACAAACAGGATTAATTCTGCCAGTAATATCGATGAAATTCTAATTCAATTAAAAGAGGAAATCTTAAGTCTCTTTGATGCCGATAGAATTACTATATATGCTGCTGACCCTATAAATAAGGAATTGTACTCAAAATATATTGTCGGTTCTGAAATTAAGGAGATAAGGGTTCCCATATACCCTTCTAGCCTTTCAGGATATGCAGCTTATAAAATGGATATGGTTAATATCCAAGATGTCTACAATACCACGGAGCTAAAAAAAATAAATCCCAGCTTGAATTTTGATGGAAGCTGGGACCAGAAATCGGGATATAAGACAAAACAGGTATTGGTAGCTCCAATACGTTTTGAGTACAGACTTTTCGGTGTTATTCAATTAATCAATAAAAAGGGTGGAGGTGCATTTACAAAATCAGATGAGAAAAATATTCTTGAAATCGCCAGAATCCTAGGAATTGCCTTTCGAAACCAAGCAAGAATGGTTCAAACCCGTTTCAATTATCTTATCAGTCAGAATATTATTGCTGAAGATGAATTGAAAAAGGCCATTTCTACTGCTAAGGAAAGGGGGAAAGACATCGAAAAAATTCTTATTGAAAATTTTAAAGTCAATAAGAAAGATATCGGTATATCCCTCAGCCAATATTATGGATGTAAGTTTACTGAATTCAGCGATCGCATCATTATCCCAAAAACACTAACGAAGGGACTGAATTTAGCCTATTTAAAAAAGTCGCTTTGGGTTCCCATTGCATTTTCTAATGGAAAAGCAATCATTCTTATCGATAATCCAAATGATCCAAAGATCGGTGAAATAAAAACTCTGATTAAGGCTAAGGAATATGAGTTTCAGATAGCTTTAAAGGACGACATCCTTAAATTTATTAAATCTTTAGAGATGGATGACAGTAAAAGTCAAGCTTCAATCTCAGATCTTCTCGATGAATTGGATGTGAAAAAGGAAGACGAAGACGTAGATATGGAAGATTCTGAAATCGATGAAAACGCAGCAACAATTGTTCGCCTTGTTAATCAGATAATTATCGAGGGATACGAGAAGGGTGCCTCTGACATTCATATCGAACCCAACAAGGGGAAGAAGACCACGGATATCCGTTACAGGATTGACGGTGTGTGTATGAAAAACCTTGAAATACCTTTCAGTCACAGTAAAGCTCTCATATCTAGAATCAAGATTATTGCAAACCTTGATATTGCAGAAAGAAGACTTCCCCAAGATGGTAAGATTAAATTTATATATAAGAAGAGCCCTATTGAACTCCGCGTTGCAACGTTGCCAACAGTTTCGGGAGAGGATATTGTAATGAGAATCCTTACCACTGGTAAATCTTTACCATTAGAGGACTTAAATTTCTCCGAAAGAAATTATAAGCATTTCAAAGAGATCATCTCTAGACCCTATGGTATTATTCTCGTTGTGGGACCTACTGGCTCAGGCAAAACGACAACCCTTCATGCTGCCCTTGCAAGCATTAATACTCCGGAGAGAAAGATATGGACTGCGGAAGATCCCGTTGAAATAACTCAGTACGGCCTTCGTCAAGTAGAGGTCAAACCTAAGATCAAATACGATTTTGCAGCCGCCATGCGTTCCTTTCTGAGAGCTGACCCTGACGTGATTATGGTAGGTGAAATGAGGGATCATGAAACAGCAGAAATCGGCGTACGGGCATCTCTAACAGGCCACCTGGTTCTCAGTACGCTTCATACCAACAGTGCATCTGAGACCATTACCCGCCTTATTGATATGGGAATAGACCCACTTAATTTCGCTGATGCACTCTTAGGTATCCTGGCCCAACGTCTGATTCGTACCTTATGTATAAAATGTAAAGGGTCATATCACCCCACAAAAGAAGAGTTTGAATCCTTGGTAGATGCCTATGGAAAAGAATTCTTTCCTGAGCTAAAAACTGCATATAATGATAAATTCATGCTTTTTAGAGCCAAAGGTTGTGAATTTTGCAATCAAACAGGCTACAGAGGTAGAGCCGGAATACACGAGCTTTTAATCGGTACAAAAAGGCTAAAGAACCTTATTCAGAGCAAGGCTACTATGGAGGAAATCAAGGGGCAGGCTATAAAAGATGGAATGAGAACCCTCTATCAGGATGGTATTACAAAGGTTTTAAAGGGGATAAGCGATCTCAGACAGGTAAGAAGTGTGTGCATGAATCAGTAA